Genomic segment of Eschrichtius robustus isolate mEscRob2 chromosome 7, mEscRob2.pri, whole genome shotgun sequence:
gtcttcactcttttttttttttttttttttttttgactgtgtgggatcttcattgctgcgcgcaggcttttctctagttgcagcgagcggggattactctttgttgcggtgcgcaggcttctcgttgcggtggcttatcttgttgcagagcatggcctctgggcacgcgggcttcagtagttgtggctcgcgggctctagagcacaggctcagtagttgtggcgcgcgggcttagttgctccgcggcatgtgggatcttcccagaccagggatcaaacctgtgtcccctgcattggcaggcagattcttatccactgcgccaccagggaagccctgtctttcaCTCTTGATCCTACTGTTTTATATGGTTTCTAAGCATCCCTGTTGAGGTGTTAGGTGTTTGTCCAACTGTCTCACAAGGACTTATGCAATGATGTGTATGTGGGTTTGGGGGGGTGGTGTcagtgaacatattttaaaatttaagtttgcACGACACCGAGGATGGTGGTTCCCTTCATATAATTCCACTTTCTTGTGAGTCTGGCTTCATCTGTGCATCCAGCATGCCGTCCCTTGCGGGAGCAGGTGTAGCTACGGTAACGCCCATCCTGGGGAGCAGATGTATGGATTGATATGCCCATCCACCAAAGAAGGTGCTTCTGTACTTATAACATTTACCTAAATGTATTCTCTgtgttgaaaataattttgcatTCATACAAGAATAATTTCCAATAAAAACTTGATTTCCTTATATAATGTTTAATGCagtaacataattttttttgttttaagacatTGTATCTCAGTTTGGAATGGAAACTGTTATCTTACACACAGCACTGATGCTAAAGAAAAGAATTGTCGTCTATCACCCCAAAATAGAAGCTGTCCAGGAGTTTACCAGGTATGGTCTCTTATCATTAAAAAGTGTAAACTTTGTTGGCAGCCACTTTGGGGCCCTCTGTGTCACTGTGTGCCCTGTTCCTTTGCACATTGGTATAAACAGGCTGCGTTAGGTTGGGGGTGAAATATCATTTTGCTGTAATGTTTTAGTTTAGATTTAGTAGTTCAAGGTTACTGAATTTGAACagattcttctttaaattttgaaatatgaaTATTTTGGAGCGGGGAGTTTGCAAACTTTCCCttgccagagagtaaatatcttAGGCTTGTAGCCATACGCTGTCTGTCCCGACTACTTAACTGCCACAGGTTGCATaaaagcagccatggacaataCATACGTAAATGAATGAACTCGGCTATGTTCCAGTAAAATCTTATGTGCAAAGATGGGCAGCCGACCCATGGGCCATAGTTGCCTGACCCCTGTTTTAGGTAAGTTGTTTCTTCCATTCAATTTTATTACAGactgtattatttatataataaatatagtttgttttgttttctttgccaaATCTAACTTGTTCTTAGATTCTTCTATAAAAGCAGGGGAACTAGTATTTATGCTgtttactgtatgccaggcattgtatAAGTCaccttaaattattaaatttactcATAACAAGAACCCTGGGAGGAAGTGTTACTGCCCTGTTTATAGATGAGAAGATGGAGGCTAAGGGTTAGATATTGAGAAGAAGAAAGGCTTGCTAGTCAGAAGGACCTGGGCTAAAGTCCTGGGAGGCaacttcttagctgtgtgaccacaTAAAGTGTACGTAATGTTTCTacgcctcagtttctttacctgtaaaatgaagatgataatacCTGCCTCGTAAGCTTGGTTTCAGGATTGGAAATAATTTGTGTAACGTGCTCAGCATGTACCTTGTCCATAGTGTGTACTCTAGAGACAATCATTGTTATTATGATTGTGATTGCCTTAGATATTAGGTAACAAGACCAGAATTTTTACCTGGCTCTGACTCCCAAACCCTGTATTTCTCCACCCAATTACccttttcctctccatttgtGCTTCTGAAACTGGAGTGTCCACAGCTTCTGAGATATGTAGCAGGCCACCAGGGGGCTCACAAAACCACAGATAAATTCGGCACATACTTCTTCCTGAATGAAGTAGCTGTTTTATTGGAAGTTTCTTTAAGAAAACTTACTTCTGTATAAACACAAAGTAGTTTGCAAGTTTGGCTGGAATTTTAAATACGAAATGCGAGACTTCAAAAAAATTTCTTGTTTGCAGGGCCCACTTTGGATTTTACCCTCAGACTCCCTCCATGGCAGTCTGCAGAGCGGGCGTTGGGAGGAACATTTTAGAAGCATCCTTCCTTGCCACCATGGAGATCTTTTGAAACTTTACCTTGAGCTTTTTGTAGCCAATCTGACCCAACAGTCGGTGTTTAAAACATTGCATTACTTTACTTTGAAGCCTGGAGGTGTTGGCATGTGTAGGGTTTGTTCTCCCTCTGCATCTGGTAGCCAGTTTCCTCCCCcagaagaagagggaagaggatgGGCTGAGTCTCAGGTGTGGGCTGGCAGCCATCTGTGTTCTCACCTTGACCCCAGGACTCTGCCTGCCCTGGTGTGGCATCGACAGGACTGGACCATACTTCACTCCTACGTGCACCTGGACGCCGATGAGCTGGAAGCCCTGCAGATGTGCCCAGGTAGACAGCAGGCTCCCAGGGGATGAGAAGCTCAGCTTTaccagggttgtttgttttgggggattttttttttttaagtgcattcCTAAGGGGCATactgatcatttattttttttggtaaatgcaaccagttttttcccttaaaaagtttttttttttttttaattttatttatttatttatttatttatttatttttggctgtgttgggtcttcgtttttgtgcgagggctttctctagttgcggcaagcgggggccactcttcatcgcggtgcacgggcctctcactatcgtggcctctcttgttgcggagcacaggctccagacgcgcaggctcagtagttgtggctcacgggcctagttgctccgcggcatgtgggaccttcccagaccagggctcaaacccgtgtctcctgcattggcaggcagactctcaaccactgcgccaccagggaagccctaaaaagtttttttaattaaaaaaaaaaaattgtgcacctgaaaccaacacaacattctaaatcaactatactccaataaaaattataaagtacaaaaaaaaattggttaaaaTACACATCACATAAAAgttaccctctttttttttttttggccgtgcctcatggcttatgggatcttagttacccgaccagggatcgaacccacgtcccctgcattcgaaggcagattcttaaccactggaccaccagggaagtccctagaaatcttaattttaatgtgttgGGATTTTTTAggcttttatgattttattttttatattttgtttaagaaAAGTTCTATCCCAACAGTAGAAAGGTATTCTCCTATATATtctactaaaattttttaaagttttttcatccccatttaagtctttaatctaccTGGAATTACTATTTTTTGTAGGGTGTGGGTTTGGGATctggttccatttttttccatttggataGCAACTTGGCTGAGGAACACTTATAGAATAGTGTCCCCTCTCCAGGAATCTGCagtatcatttcatttcatttcattgattgattgattgatttatggctgcgttgggtctttgttgctgtgcacgggctttctctagttgcggcgagcaggggctgctcttcgttgtggtgcgcgggcttctcactgcggtggcttctcttgttgcggagcacgggctctaggcgcaggctcagtaattgtggcgcatgggcttagttgctccgcggcatgtgggatcttcccagaccagggatagaacccgtgtcccctgcattggcaggtggatccttaaccactgcaccaccagggaagcaccagcACCCCCCATTCTTAGGGGCTTTTTTTGTCACTTCATTAACAAAAACTctggtgtggttgaaagggggcttgttataaataataaaagaccCTCCGTTCACCTTTAACACTCTGGAACTATTTCAGGAACTGGGGACAAAATCCAGGTATTATAACAAAAGGTGCTCCTTtaactcttatcacttaggaaattacatgTGTTGTAGGAGCTCTGGCCAGGAGCCTGGATAaccaaatatacatttcttattatatcacaatATTATAGCCCCTTTATATCCCAAATGATGGAAGAATTATGGTGTGTATTAGTCAAGGAAGCAAGTCATCatgcaataaacatttgttaagcaCCTAGTGTATGCTGAGGTCTTGGCAAGTTGCCGTATTATATAAGACAAGACGCTTTTCCTCAATGACTTTATGATCCAATTGGCAAGAAgaaattgaaactgagcagggccCTATGGGCCTCCCAGGCACAGAGGCCTTTTTGTCCCCCATTTTTTGCAgacaagactccagcctccatgaccttccctgagttccaaagggcagattcgaacagttgcaAATCAAGGCAGGAGCAGCCCGGTCACCACATCTAACTGCAGGAGACTACAGATATCTTCTGTGAAGATCCAAATTGGCTTCGGCCATTTTCAGCTTCCTCCCCGCCTCTGGAGTCCGTCCCCAGCAAGGGTCCTTCTGCCCAGTGTCATTCAAGCCAACAGAATGAGTTTTCGTTTcggaagcaaaggaaagcttcaTCCTTTGATCAAAGAAGGGAGAGGTCGCAGCCGGTGCATCCACGCTCGCCCCCGCAAGCCGTGGTTGGGGCTGTTTTATAGGGATCTCGTTTTGTGGGTGGGACAGCAGAGCTCTCGCGAGTGGCCTGCAGAGCCCACGTTCCAGGTGGCAGTGCCGGGCGCAGTCTCTCTGCCCACGACCCACCGCTGCCATCTTGAGCTCCAggtttttgattttgttgctgctgctgtttttttttttaatatataaatttatttatttatttattatttatttttggctgtgttgggtcttcgttgctgcgcacgggctttctctagttgcggcgagcgggggctactcttcgttgcggtgcgcgggcttctcattgcggtggcttctcttgttgcagagcacaggctctaggcgtgctggcttcagtagttgtggcatgcgggctcagtagttgtggctcacgggcttagttgctccgcggcatgtaggattttcctggactagggcttgaacctgtgttccctgcgttggcaggtagattcttaaccactgcaccaccaggaaagtctgcTGCTGTTGTTTGTTAAATGTTGTCACTTGGTGAAGTAAAATtggtcctcaaaaaaaaaaaaaaaattttttttttttttttttttaatcatactgCTCTGTGAAATCCGAAGTCTGGGAACCATTGTCTTAACACCAGTTCCAAAAGTCTGCTAATTCTTGAGTTGCCCTGATTCCTTTACCATTTATTGTATCAGATCTGAAATTGGTGAAGATCATGCTGTTTCCACCATGCTATCCCTGAGGAACCCGAGTGTTTGGCTATGACTTTCCTGTTGACAGAGACCTAGGGGGGACAGTGGTCAAGAGAATCCTTGCTGCCTGCTGCCTCCTCTGTCATTCTTGACCCAAATAGCAATGACTGAAAAGCAGATGCTTTGCTTCAGCCTTCCTCCTTGACACGGAAACCTAGTTTTGGAACATTTTGAGTTGCTTGAGTTTCTTCAGGCAATTGGCAAAAATGTCATCTTAATAAATGCCACGGGATATAGCTAAAATGCCCTGGATaaataaagcagagaagaaaagcagCTGATGAGCTTTTAGACTCACTCCTTTTTTGGTATGTTCAAAATGTGATTTCTTCCTACTCTAGTAACGTTGGTCCTCTCTGTAATGCAGGTTACGTCGCTGGATTTGTAGACTTGGAGGTGAGCAATAGATCAGACCTGTATGATGTGTTTGTGAATCTGGCAGATAGTGAGATTACCATTGCCCCGCTTGCAAAAGGTtagttctctgttctgttctgttgttGACACAAGATGTAAGCCAAGCAGTTGTATTTTTTAGGCTGATTCTCCCTTTTGAAGGCCTGCTTCACCTGTTGTGCTGGagggatttttctgtttctagaaCACAGCATTCATTTTAATAGACCTAATAACGCTTTTAGGGATACATCTGAGTGCTTACGCTGTACGGTATATGTTAATAAGATAAATGGTctgtttatcttgtttcttcagttTCGTATTCAAACAAGGTGTAtttgttatctattgctgcataagagATTACTTCTAAACTTAGTGATTTAAAATAGCAAATACTTATCTCACAGTTTTGGTGGGCAGGAATTTATGAGTGACTTAGCTAGGAGGTTCTGattcagggtctctcatgaggttttAATCAAAATATTGCCAGGGCTGCAGTCAAATGAAGGCTCAACTGGGGCTAGAGAATCCATTTCCAAGCTAACTCACATGGCTGTTGACAGGAGGCCTCACCACATGGGCCTTTCCATAGGGCAGCTTGAGTGTTCTCACCACGTGTCTGCTGGTCTCCCCAACAGTTAGTAATTCAAGAGAGGGGGGGACCACAGTGCCTTCTGTGACCTAGTCTGGGAAGTCATACATGATCACTTCCTCCATATTCTATTTGTTAAAGCAAGTTATTAAGGGAGAAGAATTAGACTCCACCTTATAAAGGAAGGAGTAGCAAAGAGTGGGCAGACATTTGTCACTACACGAGGGTTGAATATGACTCCCGTGTGGAAAATCTTCTTGAAGGATGTCTCAGTAAGCACCAGGGAATGAGAGTATTATTGGGGCTAATGACCAAGAAAGGGTGTTCTAGTGTCATAGGGTCATCTCTGGCAACTGTAAATTATCCTAAATTACAGCTGCATAAAGTAGAAAAGATTGGGTTAAATATGTTTTGAGCCTAGGACACTATGAGGTATTGGTTTTAGACAGGAATTACATACAGATAACAGCTTTTGTAGTGTCATTTATCTTTCTCCTAAAAGTGGGAGCAGCTGAATGCCAGCCAATTGGGGATTTTTGTTAGCTAGGTTCTGATTATGTGAGGTTTTATCTAGCAACCTCAAATTAATAGAACCAGAACTTGTTTTCACTTTgaaattacaaatataataaatattcatggtggaaaattcaaaatatagTATCAGGTCTTTAGGGGATATTGCCTTTTGTAAAGCCAGAGTGATAGAAAACTAGCTGTGGCCAGGGCCACTGAAACTGCTGAAGCGTTAGGACCGGAAGGCGTGGCAACTCCCTGCTGCCCTCTGCTGCTCTGAGTCTATAAAACGGGCTCATTCCAGTGGAGTTTGTCCCTCAGAGTATCAAACAGAAATTTCTGTTAACCTTCTGGCTGCAGAAAATAGCAGTGTATATAATTAATGTAACTTGGGTTGTTGCCTTAGCTCGTTTCCAAGGGTCTTTACACAGTGAATGTTGAGCTGCTTCTGCAGAACTGACAGGAAGTGCTGCTTTCACAACATCCCTGCCAGAAAGATAAACATGAATTCTCAACTGCGAAGACCTGGACAGGAAAGTCAGGCTGTTGGCTTAGAGTCACAACCTATAGGCAGTCAGATTTCATTAGGTTTTgtctagaaagaaaaataaaaattcttgtcAGAATTTTGGTTTTGTGgtggtgtatttttattttggacgTGAAGTATATAAATCATGATCATGCCTTACCTCCTATTGTGTCACCATATTTGTGTGTAGTAATAAGATGGAAATGGGAGGGTTGTCAGTTGCTTTTTGAAAATTCCCTCTGTGTGATCGTTCAAGTTTTCAGATGGATGATTACTTTTCATTGTGTAAACATCTAAATATTCACACAACATATTCTTCTTGATCTCACCAGAGGCCATGACAATGGGCAAACTACATAAAGAAATCGGTCAGTTAATTGTCCAGTCGGCAGAAGATCCAGAGAAATCAGACAGTCAGGTTATACAGGTAATGCCTTAATCTTCCCACTGAGTCTCGAAACGGCATCGCTGGGCAGCGGCTGGTTATCTGCTGTTCACGGGCACAGAGTGAAGTGACTGGAGAGGCCGGTTGGCAGCTGCTGAGATGAGGTCTGCAGGATGGCCCTGGCGAAGATGAGCCAATCAGTTACCAGGTTCCAGGGAGAGATGGACAGAGGGCGTTGGTGCCAAAGCCAAGCGTTTATAGTGAAAGATGTGATTGCCAAGTGGTGAGAGGGGCCATAGGGTTTGGCGGGGACCTGCCAGCAGCAGTGTCCTTTCTCTTCAGTGCTATGGCCAGGAGGAGTGGGCAGGTTTTGTCCCGAGAACCCAAACACTGAGACTGTCTTACCGGACAGATGGTCATTGCCCACCCATTGCCCTGTCAACATTAGAGGGAAAACAATGTTGGTGAAATGTGTAAATTTGAGTTTTGTATTACTGTGTTTTTCATGGACTAAAAGTGATACACAGATGACTCAGTATAATGTATGATGAGAGTGCCTGCCATGTTGTACGGgttcaaaatatttgaataagttAATGATGTCAGCAAACCAGGGGAAAGACATGACTTTAATGCGAGCTCTGCTGAGTCCTCAGCCACCCAAGGGGAATGTCAGTCAGTGAAGGGGAATAAAGCCCTTGCGGCAGGTGCTGGGTCACTCATCCCAGGCAGGAGGGGACTTTGGGGAGAGATCTGTTCTAAAGAcaatagcagttcctcaaaaagttacacATCGCATTAACATAGATTtggtaattctacttctgggtatatatcaaaaACTCCAAGCAGGAACTCAAATAGATATTTGTGCACGCACGtcccacagcagcattattcacaatggccaaaaggtgaagacaacccagatgtccatcagcggatgaatggatgaacaaaatgtagtatatacatgtggtggaatattactcagccttagaaTGAAGTTCTGACACGTGCTACCACatgtatgaaccttgaaaacatgttaagtgaaataagccagtcacaaaaggacaaatatcgtgattccattcatatgaagtacctagaatagACAAATTCGTAGAGTCAGAAAGCACAGTGGtcattgccaagggctggggagaggccGGTGGGGAGTTACTTTTTAATGGATACGGAGTTTTGGTTTGGGATGATGAAGAAGTTCTAGGAATGGATAGTGGCGATGGTTGCACAATACTGTGAATGCACTTAAAATGCCAC
This window contains:
- the DENND10 gene encoding DENN domain-containing protein 10 isoform X3, with amino-acid sequence MYLKHGSPVKMMESYIMVLTKGMCQSEENGSFLSKDFDARKAYLAGSIKDIVSQFGMETVILHTALMLKKRIVVYHPKIEAVQEFTRTLPALVWHRQDWTILHSYVHLDADELEALQMCPGYVAGFVDLEVSNRSDLYDVFVNLADSEITIAPLAKEAMTMGKLHKEIGQLIVQSAEDPEKSDSQVIQDISLKTKEIFTNLAPFSEVSDDGEKRVLNYEALKQRRFPPATENFLYHLAAAEQMLKI